The proteins below come from a single Miscanthus floridulus cultivar M001 chromosome 1, ASM1932011v1, whole genome shotgun sequence genomic window:
- the LOC136449590 gene encoding ubiquitin-conjugating enzyme E2 variant 1D-like, with translation MGSEGSSGPVIVPRNFRLLEELERGEKGIGDGTVSYGMDDADDIYMRSWTGTIIGPPNSVHEGRIYQLKLFCDTDYPDKPPTVRFQTRINMTCVNQETGLVEPSLFPMLGNWEREHTMEDILVSLKREMSTPQNRRLYQPHEGNEDQRVEQKGLSLRCVIM, from the exons TTCCCAGAAACTTTAGGCTGCTAGAAGAACTAGAACGTGGTGAGAAGGGCATTGGTGATGGAACTGTGAGCTATGGGATGGATGATGCTGATGACATATATATGCGGTCCTGGACAGGAACTATCATTGGTCCTCCCAAT AGTGTTCACGAGGGACGAATCTATCAATTAAAGCTATTTTGTGATACGGATTATCCAGATAAACCACCGACTGTTCGATTCCAGACTCGGATCAATATGACATGTGTGAACCAAGAAACTGGATTG GTTGAACCAAGTCTATTTCCTATGCTTGGAAACTGGGAAAGGGAACATACAATGGAGGACATCCTGGTCAGCTTAAAAAGGGAGATGTCGACTCCTCAGAACCGCAGGCTGTACCAACCTCATGAAG GTAATGAAGATCAAAGAGTAGAGCAGAAAGGGCTTTCTCTTAGATGTGTCATCATGTAA